The proteins below come from a single Ptychodera flava strain L36383 chromosome 6, AS_Pfla_20210202, whole genome shotgun sequence genomic window:
- the LOC139134731 gene encoding uncharacterized protein, which translates to MVNLHRIRSQGRYDMKCSSEGRQVYALSIESLSNLPRKKKTLVFLGLLSSIAYIIIFYFASSATRTQSIGLNGHLKLHDSWTARSQRTHHSQDGSQTISSDNSCFRQNDIAYLFNRKTGSTTLVNLLYRYSRKYQFPFRREVIIHKSESYGGYMKLYHVQASDITEATDNKGASGVASGVSNHRWLLPFNMTLLEFKDDGIRTRPTTIGTKIVSIVRDPSRNFESAFNFFALERYVTLLTRRVPYQLPEEWNSLEVFMKNPDIFRALMRPGSLHWGVSRNSQLWQLGLDHCYHDNETLVEEYIDQLEKEIDFVFVTEYYDESLILLKRLMCWDMEDILYVSRRVRGQRTDMTSETRDRIYKWNYADMKLYDRFNRTLWKKIKEYGSDFHEELKLFREIRDTVTQNCEQYQYIREKSLAVMMKANIMVENSVTYCQRLYSWFAFEVDTTIQTLDDVGYEVTPTRERFKGSIAARTSLETYTGPLCVEINYHRDDRWSLFRADSLTLDVYLKTENTTISAKRITTEEPGRFIATFEIDSATVPLSIGTVIQYRLSVNHGCRGRTTSLTEFG; encoded by the exons ATGGTGAACCTCCATCGTATACGAAGCCAAGGTAGATACGATATGAAATGCTCTTCCGAAGGGCGTCAAGTTTATGCCTTGAGCATCGAGTCATTATCAAATCTACCAAGGAAGAAAAAG ACGCTGGTATTTCTGGGACTTCTCTCATCAATCGCGTACATCATCATTTTTTACTTCGCATCGTCAGCAACGCGAACACAAAGTATCGGACTCAATGGTCATTTGAAACTTCA TGACAGTTGGACAGCTAGAAGTCAGAGAACCCACCACAGTCAAGATGGATCACAAACAATATCATCTGACAATTCCTGTTTTCGCCAAAACGATATCGCATACCTGTTCAATAGGAAAACGGGAAGCACCACACTGGTTAACCTGCTGTACAGGTACAGCAGAAAATATCAATTCCCGTTCCGGCGAGAAGTTATCATACACAAATCTGAAAGTTATGGCGGTTACATGAAGCTGTACCACGTGCAAGCGAGTGACATTACCGAAGCCACTGATAATAAAGGGGCAAGTGGAGTGGCGTCTGGAGTTTCGAACCATCGCTGGTTACTGCCTTTCAATATGACTTTGTTAGAATTCAAGGACGATGGCATTAGGACGAGACCAACAACGATCGGCACAAAAATTGTTTCCATCGTGCGCGATCCGTCCAGAAATTTTGAATCCGCTTTTAATTTTTTCGCTTTGGAACGGTATGTGACACTTTTGACGCGCAGGGTGCCATACCAACTCCCAGAAGAGTGGAATTCTCTGGAAGTGTTCATGAAAAACCCAGACATCTTTCGAGCATTGATGAGACCCGGATCGCTGCACTGGGGCGTGTCCAGAAATAGCCAACTCTGGCAGCTTGGTCTTGACCATTGCTACCATGACAACGAAACACTAGTGGAGGAATACATTGAccaattagaaaaggaaattgACTTTGTCTTTGTCACGGAATACTACGACGAGTCTCTGATTCTATTGAAACGGCTGATGTGCTGGGACATGGAAGACATTTTGTACGTGTCGAGGAGAGTCAGGGGCCAACGAACCGACATGACGTCAGAGACACGTGACAGAATCTACAAATGGAATTACGCCGATATGAAATTGTACGACAGATTCAACAGGACATTATGGAAGAAAATCAAAGAATACGGAAGCGATTTCCACGAAGAACTCAAATTATTCCGTGAAATCCGAGATACGGTCACACAAAACTGCGAACAATATCAGTACATTAGAGAGAAATCGCTGGCGGTGATGATGAAAGCCAACATAATGGTTGAAAACTCCGTGACATACTGCCAGAGACTGTATTCGTGGTTTGCATTTGAAGTGGACACGACTATACAAACTCTTGACGACGTAGGTTATGAGGTGACTCCGACTCGTGAAC GATTCAAAGGCTCGATCGCCGCACGGACATCGCTTGAAACTTACACGGGACCATTGTGTGTCGAAATCAATTACCATAGGGATGATCGATGGAGTCTTTTCAGAGCAGACAGTTTGACTCTGGATGTTTACCTTAAGACTGAAAACACAACCATCTCAGCGAAGAGAATCACAACGGAAGAGCCGGGTCGTTTTATCGCTACCTTCGAAATAGATtcagccacagtccctctatctatAGGGACTGTGATTCAGTATAG GTTGTCAGTGAATCACGGTTGTCGAGGGAGGACTACATCGTTGACAGAGTTCGGGTGA